A DNA window from Ostrea edulis chromosome 5, xbOstEdul1.1, whole genome shotgun sequence contains the following coding sequences:
- the LOC125651867 gene encoding uncharacterized protein LOC125651867 isoform X2 has product MTACHWSIMAEQRTGIMNIPSTQTPLENLFHYVHGGIHGLNDYTMAKKSGAWESGFQPVRNFQSGQQAWTAAGSVGQLQRQTTPVTYTQQIGTIGTITNGPAHRQPDHLFQGGSQQTTTPNIYPPYQQYTTSSVGVVRAPAQQNQFIDRAFPPSTKNNHCSNPTAYTTLASSGVNQNMHLRSQPVQPFYSQEMAMLQVPHQPAMSQTSHSQGQAARINVSEGQSGMYRNFSMPPRPNFSSQQGYTEISSHGSQANHGMRPLHTPNVNHQRPPYPFHPTQRNSSQFDPPLRNVNLRHHVPSTSRPQFHPAFRPSGSVHSMVNPLQMSSEQLQSSQDWQCFQQKATIYAPNIPHGPILGFYFHCRQFYEHHLRSVLHPNSQVYTFHDFCEEYLKRQEKNGAFKIFPSAQNTADVQENEKEPSDRSLLGQWYRHPDENQIQAMNPPVSSVNNINNDCVLQSTDHVDIPVCQQNAVSATTVCQDDHVDSDQEYIITPTDAFKVEVNENWESEQSNCTSPEREMDNFEREVEDIEDAIATNEQDDSEKAKHLTIKLPFHPPSKSDDRRKSLMSADQNVISNKDMQKLSEVVNKVMVNMKNTVDPSPDTVTSTAEAISESSFVDCTRTPIVAETLTTDSDLSRNEKARYTIGQNASHAQQNKTNSVTKRKHSTAEVDPEHEIQSVNLHPSKKQRKETSDENPGVPQLTNDNQMGKEIYVKDVVPLQQTKNTSVDKSVFSKSVESEERGKADMSKNEESGQKDPLQEAGGIHSESQREPPQEAGGIHNESQREPPQEAGGIHSKSQKEPPQEVGGMHSKSQKEPPQEAGGMHSKSQREPPQEAGGIHSKSRLLFLIKFHGEEVLCINCEKGHYLLMREILKKNFVCLAQTRGSKGKKNLHSKYFTDVFLAKERDLNIPYKELPEDKKSKVKEYMTKSNILTKAGKGNHIGIIHINDAHRLYQYFFGLKNCRDNCIQLHHNSDRDWMLPNCETGSSVALSVVERNDVEREAVVSFEYESDATIPYTEGSDDDDVILLDELSFSDSQEVSASKMMKTEECSAKDSNEEIVVIETSLSVKMVEMDASYANSEDLMEEMKERVKSDKMQDDSFPLEIDHAEVNDPTENGDEGEIELREGVAPLYGDESEIELRGGIAPLYGEEGEIELRGGIAPLYGGQFRFLVIDGIKFYPFADLCKRFDVVELTACMKMRKDDKYRAFRCEQIEADFLNRLEPLLPKIAENATLLEEDILFDIAQGKTDVDKPDESQQLEEKFVMSNNPEHPDQATNQNRLPSAEPEQKGQISNFPISKNLVKITTNPDDTFLVREMVSPVQNEEDKAVSKKNRILCTPVHNRCSSSDVEICQTNEVSSTMQTPISEEKEIQRNLAQDFTAAEEQQTNIVESSSSELDCCDVVQNSTENNNNSQNASDAMLNIGVLQKVQKTLSSIPPTADTTQIHQALQEFFKTCRETSSEAQKIVTEAFVSVLKQNMVLQNELSNLRSGIADLKEDKGKWENATKKCKGMYSSSEMSSCVISYTVLTPQPPANKYLRDKSNDCPTSCRMICMF; this is encoded by the exons ATGACAGCTTGCCATTGGAGCATCATGGCAGAGCAGAGAACAGGTATTATG AATATACCAAGTACACAAACACCATTAGAAAACCTTTTCCACTACGTGCATGGTGGCATACATGGTCTAAATGACTACACCATGGCAAAAAAATCAGGAGCCTGGGAGAGTGGGTTTCAACCGGTCAGAAACTTTCAAAGCGGTCAACAAGCGTGGACTGCTGCAGGTTCAGTGGGGCAGTTGCAGAGACAGACAACACCAGTCACCTACACTCAACAGATCGGCACCAtag GCACAATAACAAATGGACCTGCACATCGGCAGCCAGATCATTTATTCCAAGGAGGTTCTCAGCAGACTACGACCCCAAACATTTATCCTCCCTACCAGCAGTATACAACTTCCTCAGTAGGGGTGGTCAGAGCACCAGCACAGCAGAACCAGTTTATAGACAGAGCCTTTCCACCCTCCACCAAAAACAACCACTGCAGCAACCCAACTGCTTACACAACGCTTGCTAGCTCAGGAGTTAATCAAAATATGCATCTCAGAAGTCAGCCTGTTCAACCATTCTATTCACAAGAAATGGCAATGCTTCAAGTACCCCATCAGCCTGCAATGTCACAAACTAGTCATTCTCAAGGACAAGCAGCAAGAATCAATGTGTCTGAAGGGCAGTCTGGCATGTATAGAAATTTTTCAATGCCGCCTCGTCCGAACTTCTCATCACAACAGGGCTACACTGAGATCAGTAGTCATG GTAGCCAAGCAAACCATGGAATGAGACCACTTCATACTCCAAATGTAAATCACCAGAGACCACCATACCCTTTCCACCCAACACAGCGAAATTCATCACAGTTTGATCCACCCCTGAGAAATGTGAATCTTCGACATCATGTACCTTCAACAAGTAGGCCACAATTCCACCCAGCTTTCAGACCTTCAGGAAGCGTCCATTCAATGGTAAATCCTTTACAGATGTCATCTGAGCAACTCCAATCATCACAAGATTGGCAATGTTTTCAGCAGAAGGCAACAATTTATGCTCCAAATATTCCACATGGGCCAATACTTGGGTTTTATTTCCACTGTCGCCAATTTTATGAACACCATCTGAGATCAGTATTACACCCTAACTCCCAGGTTTATACATTTCATGACTTTTGTGAAGAATACCTAAAGCGTCAGGAGAAAAACGGGGCATTTAAGATTTTCCCATCAGCTCAAAATACTGCAGATGTTCAAGAGAATGAGAAAGAGCCATCTGACAGGTCACTCCTAGGACAATGGTACAGGCATCCAGATGAAAATCAGATTCAAGCAATGAATCCACCAGTCTCTTCAGTgaataatataaacaatgactGTGTCCTTCAATCAACTGACCATGTAGACATCCCCGTCTGTCAACAAAATGCAGTTTCAGCGACCACTGTGTGTCAGGATGACCATGTCGACAGTGATCAGGAATACATCATCACGCCAACAGATGCATTTAAAGTCGAAGTGAATGAAAACTGGGAGAGTGAACAAAGTAACTGTACCAGTCCCGAAAGAGAAATGGACAATTTCGAAAGAGAAGTGGAAGACATTGAAGATGCAATCGCCACCAATGAACAAGACGACAGTGAAAAAGCGAAACATTTGACAATTAAGTTACCATTTCATCCACCTTCCAAAAGTGATGACAGGAGGAAGAGCTTAATGTCTGCTGATCAGAATGTGATCTCAAATAAGGATATGCAGAAACTCTCAGAGGTTGTGAATAAAGTGATGGTAAACATGAAGAATACCGTAGACCCCTCACCAGACACGGTAACATCCACAGCGGAAGCTATTTCAGAATCATCGTTTGTGGATTGCACTAGAACCCCTATAGTCGCTGAAACTCTGACAACTGACAGTGATTTATCAAGAAATGAAAAGGCTAGATATACAATTGGTCAGAATGCCAGTCATGCCCAGCAGAATAAAACAAATTCTGTCACCAAAAGAAAGCATTCTACAGCAGAAGTTGATCCAGAACATGAAATACAGTCTGTGAATCTACATCCATCCAAAAAGCAACGCAAAGAGACCAGTGATGAGAACCCTGGTGTGCCCCAACTGACCAACGACAACCAGATGGGGAAAGAAATATATGTGAAGGATGTTGTTCCTCTTCAGCAAACCAAAAACACATCAGTTGATAAGAGTGTGTTTTCCAAAAGTGTGGAATCTGAAGAGAGGGGAAAGGCTGACATGTCAAAGAATGAGGAAAGTGGTCAGAAAGATCCTCTACAGGAAGCAGGTGGCATACATAGTGAATCTCAGAGAGAACCTCCACAGGAAGCAGGTGGCATACATAATGAATCTCAGAGAGAACCTCCACAGGAAGCAGGTGGCATACATAGTAAATCTCAGAAAGAACCTCCACAGGAAGTAGGTGGCATGCATAGTAAATCTCAGAAAGAACCTCCACAGGAAGCAGGTGGCATGCATAGTAAATCTCAGAGAGAACCTCCACAGGAAGCAGGTGGCATACATAGTAAATCTCGCTTACTATTCCTAATCAAATTTCATGGAGAAGAGGTCTTGTGCATTAATTGTGAGAAGGGTCATTACCTTTTAATGCgagaaattttaaagaaaaactttgTTTGTCTAGCGCAGACCAGAGGCAGTAAAGGCAAGAAAAACCTGCACtcaaaatatttcactgatgtGTTTCTGGCCAAAGAACGTGATCTCAACATTCCATACAAGGAGTTGCCAGAGGACAAGAAATCGAAAGTGAAAGAATACATGACGAAATCAAATATACTGACAAAAGCAGGGAAAGGAAACCATATTGGAATTATCCACATCAATGATGCTCACAGGCTGTATCAGTATTTCTTTGGGTTAAAGAATTGTAGAGATAACTGCATACAGTTACATCACAACTCGGACAGGGACTGGATGCTGCCAAACTGTGAAACAGGGAGTTCTGTTGCATTAAGTGTCGTTGAAAGGAATGATGTTGAAAGGGAAGCAGTTGTCTCCTTTGAATATGAGAGTGATGCTACTATTCCCTACACTGAGGggagtgatgatgatgatgttaTTTTGCTTGATGAATTAAGTTTTTCAGATTCACAGGAAGTCTCTGCAAGCAAAATGATGAAAACAGAGGAATGCAGTGCTAAAGATAGCAATGAGGAAATTGTTGTAATAGAGACCAGTCTGAGTGTAAAAATGGTGGAGATGGATGCTTCTTATGCAAATAGTGAAGACTTGATggaagaaatgaaagaaagagtTAAAAGTGATAAAATGCAAGATGACTCTTTTCCACTTGAAATTGATCATGCTGAAGTTAATGATCCAACTGAAAACGGGGATGAAGGTGAGATTGAGCTGAGAGAAGGAGTCGCCCCTTTGTATGGGGATGAAAGTGAGATCGAGCTGAGAGGAGGAATTGCCCCTTTGTATGGGGAGGAAGGTGAGATCGAGCTGAGAGGAGGAATTGCCCCTTTGTATGGGGGGCAATTCAGGTTTCTTGTCATTGATGGAATCAAGTTTTATCCTTTTGCTGACTTATGCAAGAGATTTGATGTGGTTGAACTTACAGCATGTATGAAAATGAGGAAGGACGACAAGTACAGGGCGTTCAGGTGTGAACAGATAGAGGCAGATTTTCTCAATCGTTTGGAGCCCTTATTGCCAAAAATAGCAGAAAATGCAACTCTACTGGAGGAGGATATTTTGTTCGATATAGCTCAAGGGAAAACCGATGTGGACAAACCAGACGAAAGTCAACAACTGGAAGAAAAGTTTGTTATGTCAAATAATCCAGAACATCCAGACCAGGCTACAAATCAAAATCGGCTGCCTTCTGCTGAACCGGAACAAAAGGGTCAGATTTCAAACTTCCCCATTTCGAAAAACTTGGTAAAAATCACCACCAACCCTGATGATACTTTTTTGGTGAGAGAGATGGTTAGTCCTGTCCAGAACGAAGAGGATAAGGcagtttcaaagaaaaatagaaTTCTCTGTACTCCAGTCCACAATAGATGCAGTTCAAGTGATGTGGAGATTTGTCAGACAAACGAGGTTTCCAGCACCATGCAGACACCCATTTCTGAGGAGAAAGAAATTCAAAGAAATTTAGCCCAAGACTTTACAGCAGCTGAAGAACAGCAGACAAACA TTGTGGAGAGCAGTTCCTCGGAGTTAGATTGCTGTGACGTAGTGCAGAATTCCACAGAAAACAACAATAACAGCCAGAATGCCAGTGATGCCATGTTGAATATTGGCGTACTACAGAAGGTCCAGAAAACTCTCTCCAGTATACCTCCCACTGCAGATACCACACAGATCCATCAGGCTCTCCAAGAGTTCTTCA AAACCTGTCGGGAAACTTCCTCTGAAGCTCAGAAGATTGTCACTGAGGCATTTGTCTCTgttctaaaacaaaatatggtcTTGCAAA
- the LOC125651867 gene encoding uncharacterized protein LOC125651867 isoform X3, with protein MTACHWSIMAEQRTGIMNIPSTQTPLENLFHYVHGGIHGLNDYTMAKKSGAWESGFQPVRNFQSGQQAWTAAGSVGQLQRQTTPVTYTQQIGTIGTCTITNGPAHRQPDHLFQGGSQQTTTPNIYPPYQQYTTSSVGVVRAPAQQNQFIDRAFPPSTKNNHCSNPTAYTTLASSGVNQNMHLRSQPVQPFYSQEMAMLQVPHQPAMSQTSHSQGQAARINVSEGQSGMYRNFSMPPRPNFSSQQGYTEISSHGSQANHGMRPLHTPNVNHQRPPYPFHPTQRNSSQFDPPLRNVNLRHHVPSTSRPQFHPAFRPSGSVHSMVNPLQMSSEQLQSSQDWQCFQQKATIYAPNIPHGPILGFYFHCRQFYEHHLRSVLHPNSQVYTFHDFCEEYLKRQEKNGAFKIFPSAQNTADVQENEKEPSDRSLLGQWYRHPDENQIQAMNPPVSSVNNINNDCVLQSTDHVDIPVCQQNAVSATTVCQDDHVDSDQEYIITPTDAFKVEVNENWESEQSNCTSPEREMDNFEREVEDIEDAIATNEQDDSEKAKHLTIKLPFHPPSKSDDRRKSLMSADQNVISNKDMQKLSEVVNKVMVNMKNTVDPSPDTVTSTAEAISESSFVDCTRTPIVAETLTTDSDLSRNEKARYTIGQNASHAQQNKTNSVTKRKHSTAEVDPEHEIQSVNLHPSKKQRKETSDENPGVPQLTNDNQMGKEIYVKDVVPLQQTKNTSVDKSVFSKSVESEERGKADMSKNEESGQKDPLQEAGGIHSESQREPPQEAGGIHNESQREPPQEAGGIHSKSQKEPPQEVGGMHSKSQKEPPQEAGGMHSKSQREPPQEAGGIHSKSRLLFLIKFHGEEVLCINCEKGHYLLMREILKKNFVCLAQTRGSKGKKNLHSKYFTDVFLAKERDLNIPYKELPEDKKSKVKEYMTKSNILTKAGKGNHIGIIHINDAHRLYQYFFGLKNCRDNCIQLHHNSDRDWMLPNCETGSSVALSVVERNDVEREAVVSFEYESDATIPYTEGSDDDDVILLDELSFSDSQEVSASKMMKTEECSAKDSNEEIVVIETSLSVKMVEMDASYANSEDLMEEMKERVKSDKMQDDSFPLEIDHAEVNDPTENGDEGEIELREGVAPLYGDESEIELRGGIAPLYGEEGEIELRGGIAPLYGGQFRFLVIDGIKFYPFADLCKRFDVVELTACMKMRKDDKYRAFRCEQIEADFLNRLEPLLPKIAENATLLEEDILFDIAQGKTDVDKPDESQQLEEKFVMSNNPEHPDQATNQNRLPSAEPEQKGQISNFPISKNLVKITTNPDDTFLVREMVSPVQNEEDKAVSKKNRILCTPVHNRCSSSDVEICQTNEVSSTMQTPISEEKEIQRNLAQDFTAAEEQQTNIVESSSSELDCCDVVQNSTENNNNSQNASDAMLNIGVLQKVQKTLSSIPPTADTTQIHQALQEFFKTCRETSSEAQKIVTEAFVSVLKQNMVLQNELSNLRSGIADLKEDKGKWENATKKCKEITKQMEDIEDVLLLE; from the exons ATGACAGCTTGCCATTGGAGCATCATGGCAGAGCAGAGAACAGGTATTATG AATATACCAAGTACACAAACACCATTAGAAAACCTTTTCCACTACGTGCATGGTGGCATACATGGTCTAAATGACTACACCATGGCAAAAAAATCAGGAGCCTGGGAGAGTGGGTTTCAACCGGTCAGAAACTTTCAAAGCGGTCAACAAGCGTGGACTGCTGCAGGTTCAGTGGGGCAGTTGCAGAGACAGACAACACCAGTCACCTACACTCAACAGATCGGCACCAtaggtacat GCACAATAACAAATGGACCTGCACATCGGCAGCCAGATCATTTATTCCAAGGAGGTTCTCAGCAGACTACGACCCCAAACATTTATCCTCCCTACCAGCAGTATACAACTTCCTCAGTAGGGGTGGTCAGAGCACCAGCACAGCAGAACCAGTTTATAGACAGAGCCTTTCCACCCTCCACCAAAAACAACCACTGCAGCAACCCAACTGCTTACACAACGCTTGCTAGCTCAGGAGTTAATCAAAATATGCATCTCAGAAGTCAGCCTGTTCAACCATTCTATTCACAAGAAATGGCAATGCTTCAAGTACCCCATCAGCCTGCAATGTCACAAACTAGTCATTCTCAAGGACAAGCAGCAAGAATCAATGTGTCTGAAGGGCAGTCTGGCATGTATAGAAATTTTTCAATGCCGCCTCGTCCGAACTTCTCATCACAACAGGGCTACACTGAGATCAGTAGTCATG GTAGCCAAGCAAACCATGGAATGAGACCACTTCATACTCCAAATGTAAATCACCAGAGACCACCATACCCTTTCCACCCAACACAGCGAAATTCATCACAGTTTGATCCACCCCTGAGAAATGTGAATCTTCGACATCATGTACCTTCAACAAGTAGGCCACAATTCCACCCAGCTTTCAGACCTTCAGGAAGCGTCCATTCAATGGTAAATCCTTTACAGATGTCATCTGAGCAACTCCAATCATCACAAGATTGGCAATGTTTTCAGCAGAAGGCAACAATTTATGCTCCAAATATTCCACATGGGCCAATACTTGGGTTTTATTTCCACTGTCGCCAATTTTATGAACACCATCTGAGATCAGTATTACACCCTAACTCCCAGGTTTATACATTTCATGACTTTTGTGAAGAATACCTAAAGCGTCAGGAGAAAAACGGGGCATTTAAGATTTTCCCATCAGCTCAAAATACTGCAGATGTTCAAGAGAATGAGAAAGAGCCATCTGACAGGTCACTCCTAGGACAATGGTACAGGCATCCAGATGAAAATCAGATTCAAGCAATGAATCCACCAGTCTCTTCAGTgaataatataaacaatgactGTGTCCTTCAATCAACTGACCATGTAGACATCCCCGTCTGTCAACAAAATGCAGTTTCAGCGACCACTGTGTGTCAGGATGACCATGTCGACAGTGATCAGGAATACATCATCACGCCAACAGATGCATTTAAAGTCGAAGTGAATGAAAACTGGGAGAGTGAACAAAGTAACTGTACCAGTCCCGAAAGAGAAATGGACAATTTCGAAAGAGAAGTGGAAGACATTGAAGATGCAATCGCCACCAATGAACAAGACGACAGTGAAAAAGCGAAACATTTGACAATTAAGTTACCATTTCATCCACCTTCCAAAAGTGATGACAGGAGGAAGAGCTTAATGTCTGCTGATCAGAATGTGATCTCAAATAAGGATATGCAGAAACTCTCAGAGGTTGTGAATAAAGTGATGGTAAACATGAAGAATACCGTAGACCCCTCACCAGACACGGTAACATCCACAGCGGAAGCTATTTCAGAATCATCGTTTGTGGATTGCACTAGAACCCCTATAGTCGCTGAAACTCTGACAACTGACAGTGATTTATCAAGAAATGAAAAGGCTAGATATACAATTGGTCAGAATGCCAGTCATGCCCAGCAGAATAAAACAAATTCTGTCACCAAAAGAAAGCATTCTACAGCAGAAGTTGATCCAGAACATGAAATACAGTCTGTGAATCTACATCCATCCAAAAAGCAACGCAAAGAGACCAGTGATGAGAACCCTGGTGTGCCCCAACTGACCAACGACAACCAGATGGGGAAAGAAATATATGTGAAGGATGTTGTTCCTCTTCAGCAAACCAAAAACACATCAGTTGATAAGAGTGTGTTTTCCAAAAGTGTGGAATCTGAAGAGAGGGGAAAGGCTGACATGTCAAAGAATGAGGAAAGTGGTCAGAAAGATCCTCTACAGGAAGCAGGTGGCATACATAGTGAATCTCAGAGAGAACCTCCACAGGAAGCAGGTGGCATACATAATGAATCTCAGAGAGAACCTCCACAGGAAGCAGGTGGCATACATAGTAAATCTCAGAAAGAACCTCCACAGGAAGTAGGTGGCATGCATAGTAAATCTCAGAAAGAACCTCCACAGGAAGCAGGTGGCATGCATAGTAAATCTCAGAGAGAACCTCCACAGGAAGCAGGTGGCATACATAGTAAATCTCGCTTACTATTCCTAATCAAATTTCATGGAGAAGAGGTCTTGTGCATTAATTGTGAGAAGGGTCATTACCTTTTAATGCgagaaattttaaagaaaaactttgTTTGTCTAGCGCAGACCAGAGGCAGTAAAGGCAAGAAAAACCTGCACtcaaaatatttcactgatgtGTTTCTGGCCAAAGAACGTGATCTCAACATTCCATACAAGGAGTTGCCAGAGGACAAGAAATCGAAAGTGAAAGAATACATGACGAAATCAAATATACTGACAAAAGCAGGGAAAGGAAACCATATTGGAATTATCCACATCAATGATGCTCACAGGCTGTATCAGTATTTCTTTGGGTTAAAGAATTGTAGAGATAACTGCATACAGTTACATCACAACTCGGACAGGGACTGGATGCTGCCAAACTGTGAAACAGGGAGTTCTGTTGCATTAAGTGTCGTTGAAAGGAATGATGTTGAAAGGGAAGCAGTTGTCTCCTTTGAATATGAGAGTGATGCTACTATTCCCTACACTGAGGggagtgatgatgatgatgttaTTTTGCTTGATGAATTAAGTTTTTCAGATTCACAGGAAGTCTCTGCAAGCAAAATGATGAAAACAGAGGAATGCAGTGCTAAAGATAGCAATGAGGAAATTGTTGTAATAGAGACCAGTCTGAGTGTAAAAATGGTGGAGATGGATGCTTCTTATGCAAATAGTGAAGACTTGATggaagaaatgaaagaaagagtTAAAAGTGATAAAATGCAAGATGACTCTTTTCCACTTGAAATTGATCATGCTGAAGTTAATGATCCAACTGAAAACGGGGATGAAGGTGAGATTGAGCTGAGAGAAGGAGTCGCCCCTTTGTATGGGGATGAAAGTGAGATCGAGCTGAGAGGAGGAATTGCCCCTTTGTATGGGGAGGAAGGTGAGATCGAGCTGAGAGGAGGAATTGCCCCTTTGTATGGGGGGCAATTCAGGTTTCTTGTCATTGATGGAATCAAGTTTTATCCTTTTGCTGACTTATGCAAGAGATTTGATGTGGTTGAACTTACAGCATGTATGAAAATGAGGAAGGACGACAAGTACAGGGCGTTCAGGTGTGAACAGATAGAGGCAGATTTTCTCAATCGTTTGGAGCCCTTATTGCCAAAAATAGCAGAAAATGCAACTCTACTGGAGGAGGATATTTTGTTCGATATAGCTCAAGGGAAAACCGATGTGGACAAACCAGACGAAAGTCAACAACTGGAAGAAAAGTTTGTTATGTCAAATAATCCAGAACATCCAGACCAGGCTACAAATCAAAATCGGCTGCCTTCTGCTGAACCGGAACAAAAGGGTCAGATTTCAAACTTCCCCATTTCGAAAAACTTGGTAAAAATCACCACCAACCCTGATGATACTTTTTTGGTGAGAGAGATGGTTAGTCCTGTCCAGAACGAAGAGGATAAGGcagtttcaaagaaaaatagaaTTCTCTGTACTCCAGTCCACAATAGATGCAGTTCAAGTGATGTGGAGATTTGTCAGACAAACGAGGTTTCCAGCACCATGCAGACACCCATTTCTGAGGAGAAAGAAATTCAAAGAAATTTAGCCCAAGACTTTACAGCAGCTGAAGAACAGCAGACAAACA TTGTGGAGAGCAGTTCCTCGGAGTTAGATTGCTGTGACGTAGTGCAGAATTCCACAGAAAACAACAATAACAGCCAGAATGCCAGTGATGCCATGTTGAATATTGGCGTACTACAGAAGGTCCAGAAAACTCTCTCCAGTATACCTCCCACTGCAGATACCACACAGATCCATCAGGCTCTCCAAGAGTTCTTCA AAACCTGTCGGGAAACTTCCTCTGAAGCTCAGAAGATTGTCACTGAGGCATTTGTCTCTgttctaaaacaaaatatggtcTTGCAAA